The proteins below are encoded in one region of Belonocnema kinseyi isolate 2016_QV_RU_SX_M_011 chromosome 3, B_treatae_v1, whole genome shotgun sequence:
- the LOC117169508 gene encoding SHC-transforming protein 1: MACGGGSSFISKPARGWLHPDHLVSKEGIPYAVRYIGCLEVYTSMKSLDFETRSCVAKECINRVCEAAGLKSADKKRRVDRKVLRAIADKPCMEHAGSNINLTISSCSLALTILETGQVIAKHEMPRISFASGGDTEILDFVAYVAKNMQEWRACYVLECGGGLAQDVISTIGQAFELRFKEFLTKPSSLHPALNGLREADRDYYNDLPGKVPPDIGPPPVPPLPISASTLPNLKHHHSNHNHASGCSIQNTPLPDPKTNNCSKQSQQWSESENLIDLNSDSISLPSNYNSGPEHNYVNDTIIAANRDSRREPATFFDAFDMQPFCTAISEIIKLSPESQKQQLKQELWFHGSVSRFEAESMLSRDGDFLVRESQGSPGQYVLTGMNNGTPKHLLLIDPEGVVRTKDRVFDSVSHLVNHHCDNTLPIISADSALVLRYPVPRRTAF; encoded by the exons ATGGCTTGTGGGGGAGGTAGTAGTTTTATTAGCAAACCAGCCAGGGGTTGGTTACACCCTGATCATCTCGTTAGTAAAGAAGGAATTCCATATGCAGTTAgg TATATTGGATGTCTGGAAGTCTACACGTCCATGAAAAGTTTGGACTTCGAGACGAGATCTTGCGTGGCCAA AGAATGTATAAACAGAGTATGTGAAGCAGCAGGACTTAAGTCAGCTGATAAAAAAAGAAGG gTTGATAGAAAAGTTCTAAGAGCAATTGCTGACAAGCCTTGCATGGAACATGCTGGATCAAACATCAATCTGACTATTAGTAGTTGTAGTTTAGCCTTAACGATTCTTGAAACTGGTCAAGTAATCGCTAAACACGAAATGCCTAGAATCTCCTTTGCCTCGGGTGGTGATACG gaaattttagaCTTCGTTGCCTACGTAGcgaaaaatatgcaagaatggCGTGCTTGCTATGTCCTGGAATGTGGTGGCGGTTTAGCCCAAGACGTAATATCCACAATTGGTCAAGCCTTCGAACTTAGATTTAAAGAATTCCTCACCAAACCTTCGTCCCTGCA cCCAGCATTGAATGGTTTGAGAGAAGCAGACAGAGATTATTACAACGATTTGCCTGGAAAAGTTCCACCAGATATTGGACCGCCTCCAGTGCCTCCATTACCAATTTCAGCATCCACCTTGCCCAATTTAAAACACCATCATTCCAATCACAATCATGCGTCCGGTTGTAGCATTCAAAACACACCTTTGCCTGATCCAAAAACGAATAATTGCAGCAAACAAAGTCAGCAGTGGTCag aatcggaaaatttgattgatttgaaTTCGGACTCTATTTCTTTACCTTCGAACTACAATTCGGGTCCTGAACATAATTATGTGAACGATACCATTATTGCTGCAAATAGAGATAGTAGACGAGAGCCTGCCACTTTCTTTGACGCTTTTGATATGC AACCGTTTTGCACGGCTATTTCGGAGATAATCAAACTTAGCCCTGAAAGCCAAAAGCAACAACTGAAACAGGAATTATGGTTTCATGGAAGTGTTAGTCGATTTGAGGCCGAATCCATGCTATCGAGG GACGGTGATTTCTTGGTTCGAGAATCGCAAGGATCGCCGGGTCAATACGTATTAACTGGCATGAATAATGGCACACCGAAACATTTATTGTTGATAGATCCTGAAGGAGTT GTACGCACAAAGGATCGCGTGTTCGATAGCGTAAGTCATTTGGTAAATCACCACTGTGACAATACTTTACCAATTATATCCGCAGACAGTGCTTTGGTACTTCGGTATCCCGTCCCTAGACGCACGGCATTTTAG